The Juglans microcarpa x Juglans regia isolate MS1-56 chromosome 8D, Jm3101_v1.0, whole genome shotgun sequence genomic sequence CcctagttttcttttattcctGTTATTATAAACCATGCAATAATTTAAAACTCATtctaagtttttcttttttgtgttggAGCAGGTTCACAACAGATTGTTGACACTTCTGGCAATTATTTTAGAGTTTGGTGCACTAATCTGGTATGTCAAGTTAGGACGTACTTTCTAAGTATGCCTGTCTTCTACATAAATTAGGGTTGAGATGACATACATTCCACCAGGCATATTATATGGCCGAAAATTTAATTGGCACTATTGAGTGAAAGacaaaaccaaatgaaaattAGAATTCAGACAAGAATCGAGTCAACTTCTTAACCATGAAatgctttcttgtttttttttttttaattatgaaatgcCGAGTGGCGATATCTATAATATCAAACATTGCACTACTTATTTGAAACTGCCTCACATTTTAAATTTTCCTCTAATACATTCATCTCATAATTAGGAAAAAATTTCCTTCTACCTTTAGAGGGGGCTAATTGCTTTGAATCTTTGTTTTTCAGCATAATAGTTTTACACCCGAGTCTTGTGCTCGGTGGCATGTCGATATAAACTGGTGttataattgatttttctgGAGAATGAGTGaaagtttttaatatattgaccaataaaaaaaaagttttaatgtACTGAAGTTGTATGTTTTTCTCTTTGCTCACAACATTTGATTGCATGGTTTCCAACAAACTAGTGATTTTCCGTTTTGGCTGAAACCTATGATGAGTTTCTAGCTTCCAAAggtaaatttatacaaaatgtaaatGCTTAATCAAATAAAAGGTAGTTTTAGGTCCTGTTTTGGGAACATAACTGTTCTCatgtattttcaaatatttcctttccaaatatcattcaaacgcACAACATTTTccaatttcaaactttttactttttcatgtAATTTACCTAATCATtccaactttcccaaattttcaaacaaaacacaaaagccaatacaactttttcaaattttaaaacaaaaataatattcaaacaatttttcaattttataatatttttattcaactttctctctctctctctctcagttctcTAAATCCagtaaaatatcttaactcaaactatttcactactattcacaaatcatttcactagtATTCACAGACATTCtagtatccaaacgagccctaatcAGTCAGATTTTGAGTTTTGCCTTGATTATATTTTCAGgttctaaatttctaatataGAAGTGGaaagttcttttattttctagaatACTTCATTTTTACAGATATGCAACTTCTCTGTCCATCTGTCACTGGTGCAgatttattgatttaatttGGCCCGTTTCTTTCTGTGAATGACAGGTATAGCTTGAGCTACATCCCTTTCGCGAGGTCCATGGTTTCAAAGGTCATGGTTTCCTGTCTTGATACTGATTTTTAGAGTGATACACACCATATATAAGAGACCATGATGTATCCATTCAAGAACTTCTTAACATGATCACCCTATGTGTCACTTTTGCGAGCTGATGCACACAGGGAGTCTAGTCCACTCTGAACTGCAGAATTGAGATTTGTGTATGCTGGACTGAGATTGTGATCAACTTTACCTAATTTCCTTATGGTAATTCTATTTCTTGACATCTGTGTTATGAGAAGAAACTTGACTCGCCTATGTTAATAGAAATTGAGCTGTTATTGAACTATGTAGTCTTTTCAGCTAGGCCGTTGAACTCCATTGAAACCAACTCAGCTGTTGTCTTGACGAGGTACATTTGCTGAAATTGTGGCGTTCGTTAATGGAGATGTATATTATATGTACTTATCAGCTTCAATGTCTTCCATTCATTCCTCTTTCACCTCccatgcatttaaattattgtgaTCGGTTGTGCTGGTTTTCAAGTAATTAATATTATGCATCTCCGGTTGCTTGTCGCTAAATTAACCAGCTTTAAACTGTGGAAGAAATGTTTAGTTGTAGTAGGGCTGAATGTCAATTGCCATTAAAATACAGCCAGAAACCACAACTTATAGTTGTGCATATTTTGGTCAAATGCATACTATAGCAAGTTTGGCTGGGACCAGACTTTGTGGCATTACCATGAATGGTATATATTATCCCGTACTCAAACATCGGTATGTGGAAATCTAGAATCCTGATTGGAAGCAAAGTGAACATGTTTCCACAACAATGATGTGTAAAACATTTGTGTTTGagagatgatatgaatttatattcCAATTGCTTTTCTTAATTTGTAAGATAATATGAGTGACAGAAATATGGGGAAAACTGCCTTGTCTAGCTCCAGTGGCTCATGAaagcattttctttctttctacttGTATGAAAAGCAGATCGGGCCCGGCCTGGTTGGATTAAATGAGAATCCAAGGATCCAAAAGCAAACACTATGGATCGCTTGAAGTGTGGCCTTTTTATAACTAATTCATGAAGGATCATGGCAGGATGCAATATCAATTAGTGCCTATGATTTTCATGATTAGACCTGCAATTCTAAGTTTAACCTTCCTAATTTGGGTATCATTAGCTTtcgacttatatatatatatatatatatatatatatataatataaatataacgCACACGTACACTTTCTCGTGCATGCAAACCTTGTCTTTTCATTAATGTTACCACGCAcaataatgaagaaaaagaataatggCTAGCTGATGCATTGGCAATCTGATCTCCCACAACATTACTCGCGCCGCggctttttataatttgtactaATTCCCAAGTACTACGTACAGTGTATGTATTTGACATCTCATTAATGATGGAGTACTGTAAAACTCATATCATGCAATATATATGAACATTCAAGTGAAGTAGTGATAAATTTAATGTTTCATGCATGTACTTTCCATTCCTTGCTGTATCCTCGACAATGAATtgatcctagctagctagatcatcatcaataaacaaacaaaaggagcatatatatatatatatatatattagaagcaCTTTCAAGATGACTCAACTTCTACTTTGCCCAGGGAAAATTACAAAGAAGGTCCGTTGTCACCGAATTATTCCACACATAattgtttatttctttaatattcTTGCGTCTGATCTAGTTTAACTGATCAAGAAAAGTGaggtattaaataattaaagaaaccACTGAACAGACTAAACtagtttggattttgagaatattttcagaatatctcactactattcattattttattattattttttatctacttttcactactatttaatattctatcattacttttttactactattcacataatacataaaaatatatacctcagtacccaaacgcaacctaagatCGAAGATAGAGAAACAAGCTCAAATACTTTCCAAAGCATGAACATGATCTACAGCAGCAGAGCTGATCTTACAATCTTCATATATTAGCTCACTAAACTAGCTAGACTACCTAGCTAGtataaatcaaaacatgtaaGATACGCGATAGCTAGCTACcagcaaaagaaaatattaaatgatgaaaagaatttaataaagtaAGCTAATTGGAAATCATGCATGGAAGCCTTATAATTAAGAATGAAATATGAGATGATCAGAATGCTTGATCTAGCTAGTGGAGTTTTTATTTGCAAAGTGGTGTTTGTTGTTATGCATCCACACCTTTAGAACTCTCTTATTGATCCCAGTCTCTTGGCAGAACTGCTGCACAACAGATTCTTCTAGCTTCTGCATTCTCCAACCAGCCTTTTCTGCAAAGCTCAACATCTTTTCCTTCTGCTCTTTTGTAAACTTGGTCCTAAACCTCTTTTTCACCTTATTAGCCGGCCTTGCCACAGGACAGCTCCCATATGCATCTTCCTTCTCATCATTCGACTCTGAGGGGACCGACCCACTTTTATAGGAAATCATCATTGTAGTTGTAGGGCACCCAATGGATGACCCCAGAACTGCATTGTAGTACTGATCTTCATGATGGCCCCAATTGGGTGATCTCCTAGCATTGATGTTGAGTATGGTTGGAGTAGTGTGATAACATTGACAGGAGCATGAATCAGATTCAATCTCTTTCCTGTGGAAATTTCTGTGACAGTTGCAGGCTGAGCACTTCAGGGCTTCAAAGGTGCCTTCTTCTCCGTTTGGCATGAACTCTCCACAGCCATCAGTTGCATTCCCACCATTTTCAGCTGCATGGTTCTTGTGGCATTCCTTGTACCTCACCACTTTCTTGTGAGCATGACAGTCGTTTCTTGGAAGCTGTAGTTCTGCTTGTTGGGTTGAAttattcatctctctctcccgctctctctctctctcgatcggAACCTGGCCTTGGGCTAGTATTAGATCCTTTGGATCCTTGTTAAACTCAGCATGCAGTAATAATTCAAAACGATCGTGGTCATGGATTGAAACCTTTATAATTAGCAGAGATAACGTCCTTGGTGCTTCCTACTTCAAGATCACGTACGGTGGAAGAAAACTAATTAGCTAGGGACGGTCTAAGATCAGAAATCAATTTGTAAGTATGGGGAGGACGCTGATTTGATGTCTCTCTTCTGGGAACAGAACGAAATGACCCGGAAAATGAGATCAGCCAACCGACACATAGACGATCAAATGTGCATAAACAAAAAGTTGCTGAGCGTAAGAGTACTTATACTGATCTAGCTCGTACCGTCCGACATATGGAAGAATATAACTAACATTCATGCAACTTCTCTACGAAGAAGATCTTGATCATGATCAGCTTAAATGtcttgatcaataaaaatgaCGCGGTGCTGATCATGGTAGCCGGAAGAATTAATACTACGATTTTTCTGTCTTTTCTAAAAAGAGATATATTGCAGAGAACAATTATAAGCTGGGcagaaaattggaaaaatgaGGGAGGGCGCTGTATAATTTGACTCTGAATTTCTCGAGGGAAGCAACTGAAgctcatctatatatatatcaagtgaGAGAGATCAAAGAGACTAGAGATCGGCGCATTTATAAGATTTCTTTTGAGTGAGCTTTTGGGAGTAACGATATATATACGCGTTAAACTTTTTTACATTAATCACGTTTAAATAGAAGAAAGTATTATTATAAGATTAGTAAAATACCGGCTAATAAGATtatgaaattaatttgttaGCTAGAGGCAGATCAGAGCAAATAGACAAATTATAATAAGGCGGAAATGAAGTTGTATGTACGGGGGATTTACAAATGTTGCTAATTTGCTTGCATTATCAGATGACATTTATTAATTAGTCTACAGAAAGATGTCCAAAATCATCCCCATCTATGATCTATTATATGTTGTAATATTTTCACGAgttatgataaaattttaatattgacaGATCAATTTTTCACTGTTCTAAATCAGTAAGATTTTTCACACATCATACACAGAATCGTGCATCATATATACACATTATATAGAATCTATTTTAAGTAACTAGGTAAGTCTGTGGCTGCAATTTCCTAGCTATTACAACCTTGATTTTAGCCTAAGTAACAGCTTTGTTATCTTGAGATTGATTTGAGGAATCATCATTTATAAGTCAAGTGTTTTTTGTTGGGAAAAATATGGAAGATATAAAAGATGTGTGCATACGCTTTGTAAActagagaataaaataaaataatcagaACAATTTAGATAGAGATAACCCAGTGTTAAGGCATACGTTGTGATAAAATATTTCCTTATAATAGATTATGCCGCCTCCAAATCTTAACATGAACTAGGTTAATTTCTTGATTGTCTACTCCTACGAGACAACAACCATCGGTTCTCGTTTATATGCCCCGAAGTAGAATGTGCTGTGAAAGGTCGTACGGTGCCGTGAAAGGTCGTACGCTACTTTCCATTGACACTTAAATTACAATGGTTATTTAAGTCACGTGCAATGACTGTAGATATGACATGATACTCtgggaaaaatatatttgcacAATTTGTAGATATcagttgtaatgaatttggtaaaatgTAACGGAAGAGAAAACGAACTGCGAATGacttgaattggacaaagaataGTATACTTTTCAAACTCTCGTAATGGTCGACGTTAAAATTGTGACATAGTctcgatgttatgcatattgagaaaaatatatgcgagtCTGTGTTGGGAACATTAATGTCAATTGAAGgcaaaaagaagaataaattaaactcaTGGAAGGATTTGAAACGGTTGggaataagataaaaaatgtACTTGTAACAAAGTGGTTCGTTTATCTATATACCGagtgggtggtatacattgtcaaggaacgaAAGAGCTATATttagtgagtggctaatgaagattaAATTACTGGACGGTTATGCCTTGAATCTAATAAGGTGTGTgcgaacaaatgattggaaaattactggattaaaaagtcatgattgtcatataTTTTTACAACGTATCTTACCTATTAGTATCCGTGGGTACTCAACGAGAAATGTGTGTGTGGCTTTGACTGAGCTGAGTGCATTTTTTGAAGACTTGCGTGTTAGAAtgttgaatgtagaagttttggaccatatggaacgagaaattgctataatattgtgtaagctggAGGGTATTTACCCACCATTATTCTTCAACGTCATGATTCACTTAGCCGTTCATTTGTCATGTAAGGCTCGATTTGCAGGACCAGTCCAGTATAAAtagatgtatcccattgaacgattcattggaaagttgaaacgcatagtgggtaacaaggcccgtcGAGAAGAATcaattgcagaaacatatattgatgatgagtgtcatatattctgttccaaatacttccacGGAGTTTACATGAGGTTTGACCGGtcggaaagaaactttgatgttgacaaAGCAATACAACGAAAtgggttttttgtgttttttcaaCAAGTACGTACACTTGTTACAGCGCATGGTTATGATTTGTATGGAAGAGAGTTAGAGAAAGCTCAGTAgtacgtgctaaataattgtcCTGAGATAGAGAACTTGAAGTAAATTGTCATtgtttgttaattaatattgtaatttacttaacaaaattataagaacATAAATTATTTGGTAATGTTCAATTTCAGTTATCATATTAACGTACTCGAAGAATtgagagtaaatgatataaaccagaaacatgaagaggaaTTCCCGAAAGGGTTTGAAAAATGGGTAATGATAATACAGATGCGAGTTtgaattaccaaaaaaaaaatattgtttgtttatttgtatatgtttatgttttattcaATATGCAGTttatacaaatgcatgcgagtaatccaaatgatatatcagACTAACTGTATGCATTGGTGTGTGGCCCCTCGAGATGTGCTATttgatattctgcatgtatttctcggaaTAGTAGGTATTGCACAATGGATCGAGAACGctataggaaaatacaaaatagtggtgtcatAGTTGAAGAAAGTCATGATGTAGAAAACATTGATTTCTATgagttattgtcgatataatcaGAATGAGATATTTGTGAGAGTTTGTAGTGTATCTGTTTAAATGTGATTGATGAGATTTAAACAATCCTTGAACGGGAGTGCgcgatgatgaatattttttgagtattaatatataaaaaaaatagtatgaagatgatctttttattttggctttcCAAGCATATCAAATATTCTAATTAGATGATCctaagttaggaaatcaatggcgagtagtacaTAAGTTTtctccaataaatatatatgatgttatctcTAAGGCggagggacaagatgaagaagaagatgatccctctattcaagaagcataccaagagagtcaacctgtctttaacttgtttgtggatttgagtcagtatgagatgatttcattgcatagggaagatattgaggttgaaattgttgatgcgataGTTGAACAAAATGTTgagtcatctgaagtatctacagatgatgagggCGAAtggtcaaatgaaactgatataGATGATTGAccggttttgtgttcacattacactttatgaaaaatcttgtgCGTAATGAATGTATCGGTGTTTCAAAGTTATGCCACTGAAGAGGATGAAAGTTTgcatcccatctccacctaTTCCTAGCTTTCCATTTGACTCACTACTAGAGATTGACTTTACAGAATAAGATAAAAATCTAATagtcattttgttttaattaaggTCATTCATACATATTACATCGTTTCTAACCATCATTTACTTCGTTTCTACAacgaatattatattttataaagttaacaatacaatctcgtcaaggttgAGGTACTACTAGATCAAgcgtgacgttggaaaaatatcataaagtgagtaagattaaggttaacgtTCCTGATGAACATAGTGGAGGCGAATGACAACCAgtagcttggcttgcatcgcatgtatgtgctcttacacgaacttataCACCTTTAACTACGAGTTCATGACAGAAAGTCTCCCAAGATGTGAAATAGCTTATTAAGAAATGTTGTTTGGTAATgcttaaataattgatttatattgatattatttaatatgtatgcaaattttagaatattatgagtgataatatctttgtatatatattttttcaatgatgacTTCGAACTAATTTTTAGTCGGAGGAATGAGTGTAAGACTGTCGATGAGTTTATGTATAATGCATTCAACAAATATAAGACAATGTatcatgagcattataataagttcgAGAATAAGGAatatgcacgccaacatccttttcaggatgtttAACTTTCCGATTGGGAAAAACTTtatgacatgtttgaggatccatcatataaggtaaattaaataaattttttttacgtattctatttataatttttacttcctaatatttacaacttctatgtaGGAGCTAGAGAAGAAATGCTAACATTGACATGAGAACTCTTTTAAAGcctctttaaattaaaaaaaaaaaaaatgcctcgAAGGAATGCTAACTTTAGTtacatttgagagagagagagcacccCTTACTTTTGCCGCATGGCCTTTAATTAACTAGCGGTAAGGGCAAGGGAGCCGTGGAATGACTTGCTTCAAATGTCATCCAAGCAACAAAAATGGAAAGCAATGTATGTCTTGTATATTAATATAGCTTTATGGTTTAAAGATATTTGCAAATTAAAGAGCACTAGTAACAGAGGAATTAAGTGGACCACACCTCGTCAGTCCTACAAATTATATAAAGCATCACTTCGAATATAGATAGCGTAAGAAAGCTTCAAAGTAAAGAcctttttttccaaattaagGCGCCTCCACCCAATTTAATTACTTGCATTATAAAAACTCCCCTCGATTTGGTCATCATGTCGACCTTAAGCCGGTTGCCTTTTTCCCCCCCTTAACTAGCTAATTCCTAGCTACTACATGCACAATATTAATACTGATTAAGCTTGTGCATGTGCTAGCTAGTTAGATTTGGTTTTATTGGATGGCCTGATTTAAGCTTTGAGCCAGCAGCTTCCAGATAAGAAAGCTTGAACCAGatcatttggtttttttttcataaatccaTGCAATTTAGATGCCCGTAAGTACTGTATACATTTTGAACCGGAAATTAAGATgaaaagccatgcatgcataaaaataaataaatttagtaaAGATCTAGtctttatcatcatcatcaatacaTATAGATAATGAGAATGACCTCTAAATGAAAAGTTCTAGTTAATGATCTCGCAGCTTAGTACTATTTGATTGTTCATGACTTTGTTAATTCTAAATCTCCCTCTCAGTACTGTAACTGATCTCCCCCCAACCCCCCAATTAGCTGCATGCAATAAGAgatcaaaaagaaagaagatagatcATCAGGATCAGATGATTAAATATTAATGGATAGATCTACTGATCATCAACTAGATTATTATTGATCTTGgaatgctttatttttttgttttttcattaataaaaaaaaaaaagttccaaacTATTTTACTTCAAAAATATGCATGCTAGCTAGAAACATTTCCTTCAACAATTATATAGATCTttgttgttatatataatatggatgaAAAAGAAGGGTAAATGGATTCTAACTTGAAATATTTGACTAACAATATCATGCTAGCTAGACTTATAAGCCATTCACAGGTAGACTTGTACTGCAGtagttacattaatttataatggtATTTCTATTCCTTATAAATTAAGGGATATATAGATCTAAGGTTTTTAGCCTTGATGATTGTTAATTAAGAGCTAGTTGATCAGCATATGTAGGACAGCAAGACATACTTAGGCTACATAAATTGAGGCTGCTAGCTTTTAGTCGATGTTGCTTAGAAGGAAGGAAACAGACAGAAGTGAGCTTTGAGGTAGCTTAAATTAATTCTCTACTTTAATCCCTTCCTTTTTACAATTATCTAATAAGCTATCTAATGCATGGTGTCAAGGGGTCAAAAAGCCACCCATGCCATGACGATCTTAAACAATGTCAAATTGCATGCCCTCTCGCTTAATTTGCTTCGATCATGGGacacatttcattcaaataacaagaattttttaatttttttttttttttgagcaaaaataacaagaatattATTCCTTCAAAACTTAGGACTTTCAATATatctctttttccattttgcatTTAGGATCTCAAAAGATCAGTAGTAAAGAGTACATGACATACTGTAAAGTGCAAAGCCTAGGAGAATACAAAGGGGCGAAATCCTAATACACCAAAGGGATGAAACTCTAGCAGAGCAAATGTCGAGAGAAGCTTCTGGAGAAAAATACCTCAATTGAATTAAAACCGTGCATGTA encodes the following:
- the LOC121243161 gene encoding zinc-finger homeodomain protein 4-like: MNNSTQQAELQLPRNDCHAHKKVVRYKECHKNHAAENGGNATDGCGEFMPNGEEGTFEALKCSACNCHRNFHRKEIESDSCSCQCYHTTPTILNINARRSPNWGHHEDQYYNAVLGSSIGCPTTTMMISYKSGSVPSESNDEKEDAYGSCPVARPANKVKKRFRTKFTKEQKEKMLSFAEKAGWRMQKLEESVVQQFCQETGINKRVLKVWMHNNKHHFANKNSTS